In Aquimarina sp. TRL1, a single window of DNA contains:
- a CDS encoding S8 family serine peptidase, which translates to MKTQFRKLGIVSVLAFSIFSCEKDAEHTVIDDNGLTDPTNTVVGPEHAISGSYIIVFNADKSLNGNKAAIQNKSAKIMKKYGIKSENQEFTYANAVQGFSVKNVSVKKAELLKNDPDIAYIEPNYVTKLDYKILDSSNQLPVTEEQSKAVTNGGYLSSGDYEPWGIKRVGRSNGQGKTSWIIDSGIAPHNDLDIDTNRSRSFVRGENSWSDLNGHGTHVAGTVAAKMNGRGVVGVAHGATVVAIKVLGARGTGSNSGILAGVDYVMRNARSGDTWNYSIGTRSRHISRTTDDAFRKLERQAYGAMAAGNSNDDTQYYSPQNLQTSRTWVVGNMTNRDRSNSGSSYGQSVDCWAPGTGVWSTWINGGYKKISGTSMASPHVAGILLLRGNSIGRDGSVSKGGYTAPIATK; encoded by the coding sequence ATGAAAACTCAATTTAGAAAATTAGGTATTGTATCAGTACTTGCTTTTTCAATTTTCAGCTGTGAAAAAGACGCTGAACACACAGTCATCGACGACAACGGTTTAACAGATCCAACTAACACAGTAGTAGGACCGGAACATGCTATATCCGGTAGTTACATTATCGTCTTCAATGCTGACAAATCCTTAAATGGAAACAAAGCTGCTATCCAGAATAAGTCAGCAAAAATCATGAAGAAGTATGGGATCAAAAGCGAAAATCAGGAATTCACCTATGCAAATGCCGTACAAGGTTTTTCTGTAAAAAACGTATCTGTTAAAAAGGCAGAATTATTAAAGAATGATCCTGATATAGCTTACATCGAACCTAACTATGTTACCAAATTAGATTACAAAATTCTAGATTCTTCTAACCAACTTCCTGTTACTGAAGAGCAATCAAAAGCAGTAACAAACGGTGGGTATCTAAGTTCTGGAGATTATGAACCATGGGGAATTAAACGAGTAGGTAGATCGAATGGTCAAGGAAAAACCTCCTGGATCATTGATTCTGGTATTGCTCCACATAACGACTTAGATATTGACACGAATAGAAGTAGAAGTTTTGTAAGAGGAGAAAACTCTTGGTCAGATCTAAATGGACATGGAACACATGTTGCCGGTACGGTTGCTGCTAAAATGAATGGTCGCGGAGTTGTTGGTGTTGCTCATGGTGCTACTGTTGTAGCTATTAAGGTTCTTGGTGCTAGAGGAACTGGTAGTAACTCTGGTATTCTTGCAGGTGTGGATTACGTAATGAGAAATGCCAGATCTGGTGATACTTGGAATTATAGTATTGGAACTAGATCACGTCATATATCAAGAACCACCGATGATGCTTTCAGAAAATTAGAAAGACAAGCATACGGAGCAATGGCCGCAGGAAATAGTAATGACGATACACAATATTACTCTCCTCAGAACTTACAAACTAGCAGAACATGGGTAGTTGGAAATATGACTAACAGAGATCGTTCTAATTCAGGTTCTTCATATGGTCAAAGTGTTGATTGCTGGGCTCCAGGAACTGGAGTATGGTCTACGTGGATAAATGGCGGATACAAAAAAATAAGCGGAACTTCTATGGCTTCTCCTCATGTAGCAGGAATCTTACTTCTTAGAGGAAATAGTATCGGTAGAGACGGTTCTGTAAGCAAAGGAGGATACACTGCTCCTATCGCAACAAAATAG
- the lpdA gene encoding dihydrolipoyl dehydrogenase, with product MSAYDIIVLGSGPGGYVTAIRASQLGFKTAIIEKENLGGVCLNWGCIPTKALLKSAQVFDYLKHASDYGLKVESFDKDFDAVVKRSRNVAGGMSKGVQFLMKKNKIDVIEGFGKLKSNNTVTVTDKDGAAKDYEAKHIIIATGARSRELPNLPQDGKKVIGYREAMTLKSQPKKMIVVGSGAIGVEFAHFYNAMGTEVTIVEYLPHLVPLEDEDVSKQFERSFKKSGIKVMTNSSVESVDTSGDGVKATVKTKKGEEILEADIVLSAVGIKTNIENIGLEELGIATDRDKIVVNDWYQTNIPGIYAIGDVVPGPALAHVASAEGITCVEKIAGVHTEAIDYGNIPGCTYASPEIASVGMTEKQAKEAGYEIKVGKFPFSASGKASAAGNKDGFVKVIFDAKYGEWLGCHMIGAGVTDMIAEAVLGRKLETTGHEVLKAIHPHPTMSEAVMEAVADAYDEVIHI from the coding sequence ATGAGCGCATATGATATTATAGTATTAGGAAGCGGACCAGGTGGGTATGTAACAGCAATTCGTGCATCTCAATTGGGGTTTAAAACCGCTATAATTGAAAAAGAAAATCTAGGAGGAGTATGTTTGAACTGGGGATGTATCCCTACAAAAGCTTTGTTAAAAAGTGCACAAGTATTTGATTACTTAAAACACGCTTCTGATTATGGACTTAAAGTAGAAAGCTTTGATAAAGATTTTGATGCTGTCGTAAAACGTAGTCGTAATGTTGCTGGAGGAATGAGCAAAGGAGTTCAGTTCCTTATGAAGAAGAATAAAATTGATGTTATTGAAGGATTTGGGAAACTAAAATCAAATAATACCGTTACTGTTACTGATAAGGATGGTGCTGCTAAAGATTATGAGGCAAAACATATAATCATTGCTACAGGTGCCAGATCCAGAGAATTACCAAACCTCCCACAGGATGGAAAAAAGGTAATTGGATATAGAGAAGCAATGACATTAAAGTCACAGCCGAAAAAAATGATCGTTGTTGGATCAGGAGCTATCGGTGTTGAGTTTGCTCATTTCTACAATGCTATGGGTACAGAAGTAACCATTGTTGAATACCTTCCTCATTTAGTTCCATTAGAAGATGAAGATGTTTCTAAACAATTTGAGCGTAGTTTCAAAAAGTCAGGAATAAAAGTAATGACCAATTCTTCGGTAGAAAGTGTTGATACGAGTGGAGATGGTGTTAAAGCAACAGTAAAAACTAAAAAAGGAGAAGAAATTCTGGAAGCAGATATCGTACTATCTGCAGTAGGAATTAAAACAAACATAGAAAATATCGGATTAGAAGAATTAGGAATTGCTACAGATAGAGATAAAATTGTAGTCAATGACTGGTATCAAACTAATATTCCTGGTATCTATGCAATTGGCGATGTAGTTCCTGGACCTGCATTAGCACATGTCGCTTCTGCAGAAGGAATTACTTGTGTTGAGAAAATTGCAGGAGTTCATACAGAAGCTATCGATTATGGTAATATCCCTGGGTGTACATATGCAAGTCCTGAAATTGCTAGTGTAGGAATGACTGAAAAACAAGCTAAAGAAGCCGGATATGAAATAAAAGTTGGAAAATTTCCGTTCTCTGCCTCAGGAAAAGCAAGTGCTGCAGGAAACAAAGACGGATTTGTGAAAGTTATTTTTGATGCTAAATATGGAGAGTGGCTGGGATGTCATATGATTGGTGCTGGTGTTACCGATATGATTGCAGAAGCTGTTCTCGGTAGAAAACTAGAAACAACTGGACATGAAGTATTAAAAGCGATTCACCCTCACCCTACAATGAGTGAAGCTGTTATGGAAGCTGTCGCTGATGCATATGATGAAGTAATTCATATTTAA
- a CDS encoding S8 family serine peptidase, whose translation MKTHFRKLGIATVLAFSIISCEKDIEHTNIDENGLTDSTNTLIGPEHAISGSYVIVFNSEKSLKGDKAAIQNKSAKIMKKYGIKSENQEFTYADVLQGFSVKNVSAKKAELLKDDPDIAYVEPNYVTKLDYKVLDSSEQLPATEEQSKAVTYGGYLNSGDYQPWGINRVGRANGRGRTCWIIDTGIAPHSDLNIDTRRSRTFVSGTTWRDTNGHGTHVAGTVAAKMNGSGVVGVAHDATVVAVRIFDNRGSAPVSASIAGADYVARNARRGDTWNYSVGFRNRQIVRSIDNAFRALGNAVYGAMAAGNSNDDTQYYSPQLLQTRGTWVVGNMTNRDRAAGGSCYGRSVDCWAPGTGVWSTWINGGYKNISGTSMASPHVAGILLLRGNSIGRDGSVRKGGYTAPIATR comes from the coding sequence ATGAAAACTCATTTTAGAAAATTAGGTATCGCGACGGTACTTGCTTTTTCAATTATCAGTTGTGAAAAAGACATTGAACACACAAACATCGATGAAAACGGTTTAACAGATTCCACGAACACTTTAATAGGTCCTGAACACGCTATATCAGGAAGTTACGTTATCGTATTCAATTCTGAGAAGTCCTTAAAAGGAGATAAAGCTGCTATTCAGAATAAGTCAGCCAAAATTATGAAGAAATATGGAATCAAAAGCGAAAATCAGGAGTTCACCTATGCAGATGTCCTGCAAGGTTTTTCTGTAAAAAACGTATCGGCTAAAAAGGCGGAATTATTAAAAGATGATCCGGATATAGCTTATGTTGAGCCTAACTATGTAACCAAGCTGGACTACAAAGTTCTTGATTCTTCAGAGCAACTTCCTGCTACAGAAGAACAATCAAAAGCTGTAACATATGGAGGGTATCTTAATTCAGGGGATTATCAACCATGGGGGATTAACAGAGTTGGTAGAGCCAATGGTAGAGGAAGAACTTGTTGGATCATCGATACAGGTATTGCTCCACACTCTGACTTAAATATAGATACCAGAAGAAGTAGAACATTTGTATCTGGAACTACCTGGAGAGACACAAATGGTCATGGAACACATGTTGCTGGTACAGTGGCTGCTAAAATGAATGGTAGCGGAGTTGTTGGCGTTGCACATGATGCTACGGTAGTGGCTGTAAGAATCTTTGATAACAGAGGAAGTGCTCCAGTTTCAGCTTCAATTGCTGGAGCGGATTATGTTGCCAGAAATGCTAGACGTGGGGATACCTGGAATTATAGTGTAGGTTTTAGAAATAGACAAATTGTTAGGTCTATTGATAACGCTTTCAGAGCTCTTGGTAATGCTGTATATGGAGCGATGGCTGCCGGAAATAGTAATGATGATACACAATACTACTCTCCACAACTTCTACAAACTCGTGGAACATGGGTAGTTGGAAACATGACCAATAGAGATCGTGCAGCAGGAGGTTCTTGTTATGGAAGAAGTGTAGATTGCTGGGCACCAGGAACAGGAGTATGGTCTACATGGATTAATGGAGGATATAAAAACATTAGCGGAACCTCAATGGCATCTCCACACGTTGCCGGAATTTTACTTCTTAGAGGAAATAGTATCGGTAGAGACGGTTCTGTTAGAAAAGGAGGATATACTGCGCCAATCGCAACAAGATAG
- a CDS encoding porin family protein, whose protein sequence is MKKLMFTALAVLAFTFANAQEEGFTKGSSFVSGSFGFNSESTGDVKDNSFNFSPRAAYFLTENIAAGAKLGFTSRKQENGNDPEIKTNEFTIGAFGRYYFTPATKFSVFAELGLDYNTRKVEVGNGDTKFNGFGIGFAPGVNYFLNKNFAIEATWGALNYRTFKQDVSGAESTDNFNIGVNLDDINFGLVYKF, encoded by the coding sequence ATGAAAAAATTAATGTTCACTGCACTAGCAGTTTTAGCATTTACATTTGCGAATGCTCAGGAAGAAGGATTTACTAAAGGGAGTAGCTTCGTATCAGGGTCTTTCGGATTTAATTCTGAATCTACTGGAGATGTAAAAGACAACTCTTTTAACTTTTCTCCAAGAGCTGCATACTTTCTTACAGAAAATATTGCCGCAGGAGCAAAATTAGGATTCACTTCTAGAAAACAGGAAAATGGTAATGATCCTGAAATCAAAACTAACGAATTCACTATTGGTGCATTTGGACGTTATTACTTTACTCCTGCTACAAAATTCTCTGTTTTTGCGGAATTAGGATTAGACTATAACACTAGAAAAGTAGAAGTAGGAAATGGAGATACTAAATTTAACGGATTTGGAATTGGATTTGCTCCAGGAGTAAACTATTTCTTAAACAAAAACTTCGCTATCGAGGCTACATGGGGTGCATTAAACTACCGTACATTTAAGCAAGATGTAAGTGGAGCAGAATCTACTGATAATTTTAATATTGGTGTTAACCTTGATGATATCAATTTTGGTCTTGTATACAAGTTCTAA
- a CDS encoding S8 family serine peptidase produces MKTQFRKLSIVSVLAFSIFSCEKDAEQVTMDDNGLTTVVGPEHAISGSYIVVFNTDKSLKGNKAAVQNKSAKIMNKYGIKSENQEFTYASALQGFSVKNVSAKKAELLKNDPDVAYIEPNYVSKLDYKILDSSNQLPVTEEQSKAVTYDSELNSGDFLPWGIKRVGRSDGQGKTCWIIDSGIAPHSDLDIDTQRSKTFVYGTTWQDTDGHGTHVAGTVAAKMNGSGVVGVAYGAKVVAVRIFDNNGNAPVSAMIAGADYVAKNAEPGDTWNFSVGFRNRQTVRSIDNAYRALGNAVYGAMAAGNSNDDTQYYSPQLLQTERTWVVGNMTNQDRAARGSCYGESVDCWAPGTGVWSTWINGGYQKISGTSMASPHVAGILLLRGNSIGRDGSVTKGGYTAPIATK; encoded by the coding sequence ATGAAAACTCAATTTAGAAAACTAAGTATTGTATCAGTACTTGCTTTTTCAATTTTCAGCTGTGAAAAAGATGCTGAACAAGTAACCATGGACGACAACGGATTAACAACGGTGGTAGGACCAGAACATGCCATATCCGGTAGTTATATTGTGGTCTTCAATACTGATAAATCCTTAAAAGGAAATAAAGCTGCCGTCCAGAATAAGTCAGCAAAGATCATGAACAAGTATGGAATCAAAAGTGAAAATCAGGAATTCACCTATGCAAGTGCATTACAAGGTTTTTCTGTAAAAAACGTATCTGCAAAAAAGGCAGAATTGTTAAAAAATGACCCAGATGTAGCTTACATAGAGCCTAATTATGTTAGCAAATTAGACTACAAAATCCTTGATTCTTCTAATCAACTTCCAGTTACTGAAGAGCAATCAAAAGCAGTTACATATGACAGTGAATTAAATTCTGGTGATTTTTTACCATGGGGAATTAAACGAGTAGGTAGATCAGATGGTCAAGGAAAAACCTGCTGGATCATTGATTCTGGTATTGCTCCTCATTCTGACTTAGACATAGATACACAAAGAAGTAAAACATTCGTATATGGAACCACATGGCAGGATACCGATGGACATGGAACACATGTTGCCGGTACAGTTGCCGCTAAAATGAATGGTAGTGGAGTTGTTGGTGTTGCATATGGAGCTAAAGTAGTAGCTGTCAGAATATTTGACAACAATGGAAATGCTCCCGTTTCTGCTATGATAGCTGGAGCCGATTATGTAGCTAAAAATGCAGAACCAGGCGATACTTGGAATTTCAGTGTAGGATTTAGAAATAGACAAACTGTACGATCTATTGATAACGCTTACAGAGCTCTTGGTAATGCCGTATACGGAGCAATGGCAGCAGGAAACAGCAATGACGATACCCAATACTACTCTCCACAACTGTTACAGACTGAAAGAACATGGGTAGTTGGAAACATGACTAACCAAGATCGTGCAGCAAGAGGTTCTTGCTATGGAGAAAGTGTTGATTGCTGGGCTCCGGGAACTGGAGTATGGTCTACGTGGATAAATGGCGGATACCAAAAAATAAGTGGAACTTCTATGGCTTCTCCTCATGTAGCAGGAATCTTACTTCTTAGAGGAAATAGTATCGGTAGAGACGGTTCTGTTACCAAAGGAGGATACACTGCTCCAATTGCTACAAAATAA
- the aroQ gene encoding type II 3-dehydroquinate dehydratase codes for MKLLILNGPNLNLLGKREPGIYGSETFEDFFEKLQKQNDQVSLFYEQSNIEGEIITKIQEADGVYDGVILNAGAYTHTSIGIGDAMKAVSVPVVEVHISNTFGRESFRHQSYLSPNAKGVILGFGMQSYQLAITSFLS; via the coding sequence ATGAAACTATTAATTCTTAACGGACCTAATTTAAATTTATTAGGAAAACGAGAACCGGGAATATACGGGAGTGAGACGTTTGAAGATTTTTTTGAAAAATTACAGAAACAAAATGATCAGGTTTCCCTTTTTTACGAACAATCAAATATAGAGGGAGAAATTATCACAAAGATACAGGAAGCAGATGGGGTGTATGACGGAGTGATTCTGAATGCCGGGGCTTACACACATACTTCAATTGGTATAGGAGATGCTATGAAGGCAGTATCTGTGCCTGTTGTAGAGGTTCATATCTCTAATACATTTGGCAGAGAGTCCTTTAGACATCAATCGTATTTATCACCAAATGCAAAAGGGGTTATTTTAGGATTCGGAATGCAGAGTTATCAATTAGCGATTACTAGTTTTTTATCTTAA
- a CDS encoding site-specific tyrosine recombinase, translating into MKWEHAIKDYTYYLKIERGLSENSIHSYSLDIKKLLIFLENRKLQVSPITIEKEILQQFIYEIAKILNERSQSRVISGLKSFFNYLVFEEYRETNPMELIEAPKIGRKLPDTLSVEEIDMLINAIDLSIAEGERNRAIIETLYGCGLRVSELTNLKLSNLFFEEGYISVIGKGNKQRFIPIGETTQKFITIYKNESRVHLPIQKGHEDILFLNRRGRQLTRAMIFTIVKRLAEKTSLQKSISPHTFRHSFATHLLENGADLRAIQLMLGHESITTTEIYMHMDRTHLTEIINTYHPRR; encoded by the coding sequence ATGAAATGGGAACATGCGATCAAAGATTATACATATTATCTAAAAATAGAAAGAGGATTATCCGAAAACTCAATTCATAGTTACTCCCTGGACATAAAAAAACTGCTTATCTTTTTAGAAAACAGAAAGCTACAAGTAAGTCCAATCACTATTGAAAAAGAAATTCTCCAGCAGTTTATCTATGAAATTGCCAAAATCCTAAATGAGAGGTCTCAATCCAGAGTCATATCAGGTCTCAAAAGCTTTTTTAATTATTTAGTTTTTGAAGAATACCGGGAGACAAACCCAATGGAATTAATCGAAGCCCCTAAAATAGGACGAAAACTTCCAGACACCTTATCTGTAGAAGAAATAGACATGCTGATAAACGCAATCGACTTAAGCATTGCAGAAGGAGAGCGAAACAGAGCAATTATAGAAACACTGTATGGTTGTGGATTGCGAGTTAGCGAATTAACAAACCTAAAGTTATCCAATTTATTTTTTGAAGAAGGTTATATCAGTGTTATTGGTAAAGGAAACAAGCAACGGTTTATCCCTATTGGGGAGACTACTCAAAAATTTATAACCATCTACAAGAATGAATCAAGAGTGCATCTTCCAATACAAAAAGGTCATGAAGACATTTTGTTTTTAAATAGAAGAGGTCGGCAATTAACCCGGGCTATGATCTTTACAATTGTCAAACGTCTGGCAGAGAAAACGTCGCTTCAGAAAAGTATTAGCCCACATACATTTCGTCATTCATTTGCTACCCATCTGTTGGAAAACGGAGCTGACCTTAGAGCTATCCAGTTAATGTTAGGGCATGAAAGTATCACTACTACTGAGATTTACATGCACATGGATCGTACTCACCTCACAGAAATCATAAACACCTATCATCCCAGAAGATAA
- a CDS encoding anti-sigma factor, whose product MIQKIKSITLALLAGAVVACSGDDDSAPPTATLTLDTIGLEALTGGTSYQGWLVVEGKVVPTEKFTDPAGKKTFTLLASDLEKATEFSITIEPVGDSDNTPSKAKILKGTFSGNSAQLDFNSVVGNLSNTSGEFFLDTPTDTDPSNQEFGIWFMKGSGAGLVLPELGEGWRYEGWVAFDNVTVSTGTFSKVDVTDDANFFKGSGGTVPTFPGEDFLVKPSQIPLTGIIFPASVVGKKVYITVEPYEDNDPKPFFIKPLSGTAGLTVGSNNPVQMSSNNAVPTGRVTR is encoded by the coding sequence ATGATACAAAAAATCAAATCAATTACTCTTGCCTTATTAGCAGGGGCTGTAGTAGCATGTTCTGGTGATGATGATAGTGCACCGCCAACCGCTACTTTGACACTGGATACTATTGGATTAGAAGCATTGACAGGAGGTACTTCTTATCAAGGATGGCTGGTAGTAGAAGGAAAAGTGGTTCCTACAGAAAAATTTACAGATCCTGCTGGAAAAAAGACGTTTACGCTCTTGGCTTCAGACCTGGAAAAAGCTACTGAATTTTCTATAACAATCGAGCCAGTAGGGGATTCGGATAATACTCCGTCGAAGGCTAAAATATTAAAAGGAACTTTTTCTGGAAATTCAGCACAATTAGACTTTAACTCCGTTGTAGGGAATTTATCAAATACATCTGGAGAATTCTTTTTGGATACCCCAACAGATACTGATCCATCAAATCAGGAATTTGGGATTTGGTTTATGAAAGGTTCGGGAGCTGGATTGGTATTACCAGAATTAGGAGAAGGATGGCGATATGAAGGTTGGGTTGCATTTGATAATGTAACAGTTTCTACAGGGACCTTTTCCAAAGTAGATGTTACCGATGATGCTAATTTTTTTAAAGGATCAGGGGGGACAGTTCCAACTTTTCCGGGAGAAGATTTCCTAGTGAAACCAAGTCAGATTCCATTGACAGGAATTATTTTCCCAGCTTCTGTAGTAGGAAAAAAAGTATATATAACAGTCGAACCTTATGAAGATAATGATCCGAAACCATTCTTTATAAAACCACTAAGTGGAACTGCTGGACTTACTGTAGGATCAAATAATCCTGTGCAGATGTCTTCAAATAATGCGGTGCCTACGGGAAGAGTTACCCGATAA
- the msrB gene encoding peptide-methionine (R)-S-oxide reductase MsrB, which produces MNKLAYLLIICLSLGCNGNAQKTEKKEPPRYKINKTNAEWKKILTSEQYYILRQAGTERPFSSPLNKVYEKGTFHCAACDTPLYKSKHKFNSGTGWPSFDRAVKGNIAYSSDNKIGYTRIELLCATCGGHLGHMFNDGPRETTGKRHCINGGALQFIPEKKDQ; this is translated from the coding sequence ATGAACAAACTAGCTTATCTTCTTATTATATGCCTTTCTTTAGGATGCAATGGAAATGCTCAAAAAACAGAAAAAAAAGAGCCACCACGTTATAAAATCAATAAAACAAATGCAGAATGGAAGAAAATATTGACTTCTGAGCAATATTATATCCTGAGACAAGCCGGTACAGAACGTCCTTTCTCCAGCCCATTAAACAAAGTTTATGAAAAAGGTACTTTTCATTGTGCAGCCTGTGACACTCCTCTTTATAAGAGCAAACATAAATTTAATAGTGGTACAGGATGGCCTAGTTTTGATCGTGCAGTAAAAGGCAATATTGCATATAGCTCTGATAATAAAATTGGATACACCCGTATTGAGCTCTTATGTGCTACTTGTGGAGGTCATTTAGGTCATATGTTTAATGATGGTCCCAGAGAAACAACCGGAAAACGACATTGTATTAATGGAGGTGCTTTGCAATTCATCCCTGAAAAAAAAGACCAGTAA
- a CDS encoding porin family protein, with amino-acid sequence MNKYILPLCVFFLLIANRGQSQEEDEVLYARAGFKTGVNYSNLTGDISNPEGRVRMHLGAVIEFPIVNRFFAQLELFYSAQGAIVDIATVENKISLNYLSLPIISKYYITENISLETGPQFSLLSTAKNSATEDADNDFFDQVNSFDFSWGVGASYRLESGLFFQGRYVLGLTNINKESVTPSNDKNSVIQLSVGYLFKTKNNRRRDLE; translated from the coding sequence ATGAATAAATATATCTTGCCTTTATGTGTTTTTTTTCTATTAATAGCTAATAGAGGTCAATCGCAGGAAGAGGATGAAGTTTTATATGCGAGAGCTGGTTTTAAAACAGGAGTAAACTACAGTAATCTTACAGGAGATATCTCTAATCCCGAGGGAAGAGTACGAATGCATCTTGGTGCGGTTATAGAATTTCCGATTGTGAATCGTTTTTTCGCACAGTTAGAATTATTTTATTCAGCACAGGGAGCGATAGTAGATATAGCTACGGTAGAAAACAAAATAAGTCTTAACTATTTGAGCTTGCCAATCATATCCAAATATTACATAACGGAGAATATAAGTTTAGAGACAGGTCCTCAGTTTAGTTTATTGAGTACAGCAAAAAATTCAGCCACAGAAGATGCAGATAATGATTTTTTTGATCAGGTAAATTCTTTTGATTTTAGTTGGGGAGTAGGGGCTTCTTACAGACTAGAAAGTGGCTTGTTTTTTCAGGGGAGGTATGTACTTGGTTTGACTAATATTAATAAGGAATCAGTAACTCCTTCTAATGATAAGAATTCTGTTATCCAATTATCGGTTGGTTATTTGTTTAAAACTAAAAATAACAGAAGAAGAGATCTGGAATAA
- a CDS encoding NAD(P)H-hydrate dehydratase, giving the protein MKIYSPEQMRKADEATMQTHQISSSQLMEHAATQIFNLLHQRLQGAPIPIHVFCGLGNNGGDGLVISRLLQEHGYHVKTYIVNFSDNRSALFLEKYDRLKSVSKEWPTQLKCEEDFPEIRKEDMVIDAIFGIGLNRPIVPWVTSLIKHINNSRCFTLSVDVPSGLYSNKAPDDREGVIYASVTVTFQLPKLVFFLPETGQYTQELEVIDIGLDRNFIMSTPGVAELISKNEVLALYRPRHKFAHKGSYGHSLLIGGSYGKIGSVQLATKACLRSGAGLVTAYLPECGYDSLQTAIPEAMVITDEEDDYLTKITLEKHYNAIGIGVGMGTAEKTIAAFADFLGSNKNPLVIDADAINMIGIAPELLENIPPKTVFTPHPKELQHLIGTWKDDFEKLEKTKEFSSKYDCVVVIKGANTITVYKEDLYVNTSGNPGMATAGSGDVLTGVITGMISQGYDPVTAAVFGVYLHGSAGDIALQQRGYQGLIAGDIIEHIGHSFIELFKAPPQPQQQAQT; this is encoded by the coding sequence ATGAAGATATACTCTCCAGAACAAATGAGAAAAGCAGACGAAGCTACGATGCAGACACATCAGATTAGTTCGTCTCAATTAATGGAACATGCAGCGACACAAATTTTTAATTTGTTACATCAGCGATTACAGGGGGCTCCTATACCTATTCATGTATTTTGCGGGTTAGGAAATAATGGAGGAGATGGTTTGGTAATCTCCAGATTGTTACAAGAGCACGGGTATCATGTTAAAACATATATAGTTAATTTTAGTGATAACCGATCTGCATTATTTTTGGAAAAATACGATCGTCTCAAAAGTGTATCAAAGGAATGGCCTACTCAGTTAAAATGCGAAGAAGATTTTCCTGAAATCAGAAAAGAAGATATGGTCATAGATGCCATTTTTGGGATAGGATTGAATAGACCGATTGTTCCCTGGGTAACCTCTTTGATCAAGCATATTAATAACTCCAGATGTTTTACATTATCAGTAGATGTCCCTTCGGGCTTGTATTCTAATAAAGCACCTGATGATAGAGAAGGAGTGATTTATGCATCGGTAACGGTAACTTTTCAATTACCAAAATTAGTCTTCTTCCTGCCAGAGACCGGACAGTATACTCAAGAATTAGAGGTGATAGATATAGGTTTGGATAGAAATTTTATTATGAGTACTCCGGGAGTTGCTGAGTTAATTAGTAAAAATGAAGTGTTAGCATTGTACAGACCTAGACATAAGTTTGCTCATAAAGGATCTTACGGTCATTCTTTATTGATCGGAGGATCTTATGGAAAAATAGGTAGTGTTCAGTTAGCAACCAAAGCATGTTTACGATCAGGAGCTGGTCTGGTAACTGCATATCTGCCGGAATGCGGATATGATAGTCTGCAAACTGCAATTCCGGAAGCAATGGTTATTACCGATGAAGAAGACGATTATCTGACAAAGATTACGTTAGAAAAACACTATAATGCAATTGGTATTGGAGTAGGAATGGGGACAGCCGAGAAAACAATTGCTGCTTTTGCAGATTTCCTGGGATCAAATAAAAATCCTTTGGTAATTGATGCGGATGCTATAAATATGATAGGAATTGCTCCTGAACTATTAGAAAATATACCTCCTAAAACGGTTTTTACTCCTCATCCCAAAGAGCTACAACATCTTATAGGAACCTGGAAAGATGACTTTGAAAAACTAGAAAAGACCAAAGAATTTTCGAGTAAATACGACTGTGTTGTAGTAATAAAAGGAGCGAACACAATTACCGTTTATAAAGAAGATTTGTATGTTAATACTTCGGGTAATCCAGGAATGGCTACTGCAGGATCAGGAGATGTGTTGACAGGAGTTATTACCGGGATGATTTCTCAAGGATATGATCCGGTTACGGCAGCAGTCTTTGGAGTGTACCTTCACGGAAGTGCAGGAGATATTGCATTGCAACAGAGAGGGTACCAAGGATTAATTGCAGGTGATATTATAGAACATATAGGACATTCGTTTATAGAGCTTTTTAAGGCACCTCCTCAACCACAACAACAAGCGCAGACTTAA